The window tctATATATGTGGGTTCCacaaagtggattccatctgtacAGCTGAGAGTTGTTCTCGTACGCTCACGTACGTAAACGTGAGCTGGACTCATTGATTTGAAGAGACCAAATGAAGTACAATCCTAATAAATCTAAACCAAATGAAACCTAGCCACTGCAAGTTCTAGAGAGGGACATAATGCCCGCAGCCCTACCCTTGCTTTCATAGAGAAACtatttccagactcaaacccgtgactaTTTGATCATAATGAAGCAACCTTACCGATGCACCAAGTAAAACATAATTGATTCGGTTTGATTTGAATTATTCGATTTCAGTTCGATTGGATTTATACATATTTTAAACTGAACCGAATCGATCGATATTAGTCTTAATTTGTGGATTCAAACTTGAGACATGAGTACATTAGAAGGCATAAAATATCTTGGAATAATTTACTTGAATTATAACTAATTAAGATTAGAACTTAGAAGGTGATTATTAGATACTTAACTAAATTCTTTTATCGTTGGTGGGTCGTTCACCGAACCGTAATCTGAAGACCTGATTGGTATTTGAACGAAATCATGCATATTCTGCAATACTtattcttttcccattttacTCATACTTTAATGGAATACTGGTGACCcatttcattcatttatttCCCTTTCTTCATTAAATGCGTGGATTTAAGATGACTTCCTTGTCCTGCAAAAATAGGTGAGCAAGCTTTCCACATGAAAGATGATGGAAAAGGGAAGGagggagggagaaagaaagaaagagaattaaTTGTATGGTTTATAAAGTAAGGTTAAGAGCTtaaacctttttcttttgtggaGATCTTAGCAGCTGGTTTACCTTAAATTCTCAACAACCTCTGAAGGCATTTAATGGTGGGTCTCATCGATGGTTAGAAAAcgaaaaggaaagagagtagAAATATGGTGCAATCCAAGAACTTCCTGTCCTCATTAATTGTCTCTGCTTTCACCTATAAATCTCTCTATTTTCTGTACTACTCTCAGTCTCAGATTTCCCATTTCCATCTTACGTTTCCTTATAACAATATTCCTCACCCCTTACCCAGTACCCACCTgggttctttcttcttctagctATCACCCTTGTCTGCAACAACTCATTTGCACCTAAATTAAACTTAATTCATTATCTGGGTTTTCATCTTGAGCGGAAGCTGAAAAGCTTGAAAGCTTCTTCTTTCAAGTTCGAAGATCTTAAAGTTATGGGTAGATTTCGACATTGAAGACCCAGTTAAGGAATtcgatctccatctcctccACTGTAGATCAATCAAGCTTTCCGGGGAGGGGAAGACGGAAGAAGTTTTGAGTTTTGGTTGTGTGGGATCCACTTTTTTTCTGATCACCCAATGGAGACATCAACAGCTCTACTACTACTCTTGCTTTCCATTGCCGCGTATTTCCTGTGGTTCATCTTCATCTCGCGTTCGTTGAGGGGCCCACGCGTGTGGCCTTTATTAGGTAGTCTGCCGGGGCTGATTGAGAACTGCGACCGCATGCACGATTGGATCGCCGATAATCTCCGCGCTTGTGGTGGCACGTACCAAACCTGCACTTGCCCTATCCCTTTCCTGGCGCGAAAACAAGGTTTGGTCACTGTCACGTGTGATCCCAAGAATCTTGAGCACATATTAAAGACACGCTTCGACAATTACCCAAAGGGCCCCACCTGGCAAGCTGCGTTCCATGATCTACTTGGCGAAGGCATCTTTAACTCCGATGGCGACACGTGGCTATTTCAGAGGAAGACCGCCGCGCTTGAGTTCACCACCCGAACACTACGACAAGCCATGGGTCGGTGGGTGAACCGAGCCATCAAGCTCCGGTTCTGCCCAATCCTTAAAACGGCCCAAGTGGAATCGAAGACCGTGGATCTTCAAGACCTACTCCTCCGATTAACCTTCGATAACATATGCGGACTAGCTTTCGGTAAGGACCCTCAGACCCTGTCACCCGGTCTACCCGAGAACCGGTTCGCATCGGCATTCGATGGAGCCACCGAGGCCACCTTGCAGCGGTTCATCTTGCCCCGAGTCATatggaagatgaagaaatggcTTCGGTTGGGCCAGGAAGTCATCCTGAGCCAGAGTTTACAACACGTGGACAGGTACCTATTCGATGTCATCGAGACACGTAAGCTGGAGCTGCAGCAGAATCTCGGGACCGGAGGGAAGGGTAACCCACACGACGACCTGCTGTCCAGgttcatgaagaagaaagaatccTACTCGGACACTTTTCTCCAACACGTGGCACTCAACTTCATCCTAGCTGGACGAGACACATCATCAGTGGCACTGAGCTGGTTCTTCTGGTTGCTGACGATGAACCCGAAAGTGGAGGAGAAGATCTTGCGTGAGATCTGCACGGTTCTGATGGAGACACGTGGCGATGACACGTCGAAGTGGTTGGAGGACCCGTTGGTGTTCGACGAGGTTGACCGGCTTGTTTACCTGAAAGCAGCGTTGTCGGAAACCCTCCGGTTGTACCCGTCGGTCCCCCAAGACTCGAAGCACGTGGTTAAAGACGACGTGTTACCGGACGGCACATTCGTACCGGCTGGTTCGGCGATCACTTACTCGATATACGCTGTGGGGAGAATGGAGTGGACGTGGGGCGAAGACTGCATGGAATTCCGACCGGAGAGGTGGTTGTCGCCGGACGAGAAGAGTTACGAAGCGAAGGATCAGTTCAAGTACGTGTCATTCAATGCGGGACCCAGGATCTGTTTAGGGAAGGACTTGGCTTATCTTCAAATGAAGTCCATCGCTTCCGCGGTGTTGCTCAGGCACCGGCTCACGTTAGCACCAGGGCACCGTGTAGAGCAGAAGATGTCGTTAACTCTGTTCATGAAGAAAGGGTTGATGGTAAACGTGCACCATAGGGATCTCATGGCCATTGCAGCTGCAATTCGAAAGGAGAGGGAAGGAGCACCTGCCGTGGTCGTTGCCGATGCTTACTTATAActtgagagggagggagggagaaacGCTGACTTCCCCATATAAAGTGTATTGCTAGACTTAATACCCTTTTTTCTGTATTGGTTCATCAGTCAATAaacaacatgagagagagagagagagagatgggtgatggtgttttcaattggaatttgaacTGGGTAGGTGCAGAGGAGGAACTTTGGGAGTATTATTTGATGGTTGTATTCCGTTCAAGCTGAAGGTGAACTTTTATGGATTTAAGACCAGCACTGCTTTTCGGAGCTCAATGTTAggagatgaaaaaaaaacataagggaGGAAGCgggcatggaagaagaagaagccgttgaggagggggaggaggaagaagcatcGTCTTCAAATTCTGTACTGCTAAAACCCTGACTGGAAAAAATCCTTAAGATTCGCTCCCCTCTATACTCGCCTAACCGCTCTCCCCTCCGAATTGCGAGAAGACCAAACCCTTTTTCGCTTCCATCATCAATGTCACTTCAACTCCTTCGAAGCTGAGGAGGTGGTTCTTCTCATCCATCAACGAAAGCCCTCATCCTGTTCCCGAGACCAGGTTAACCCAACCACTGTTAATATTCAACTTCGAAGCCTTCGAAGTTGAATTTTAGGTTTAACCACATCTTTATTCTCATTTGAAATTCTCTCATTTCATGTTTATACATCTCTGTAACCGATTTATTCcccctccaaatatttcttccttaTCTGAATCTTataatatttgtttatttttactcCAATTTTGGTTGATTCTAGCTGCTGTCATTCGACATCTGGATCACAAAAAAGTTGCACATGATCCCCAAATTAAATCTGATATTGTTCGGATTGCTAACCCTTTGGCTCGACAACTCAGAACACGAGCCGTAGTCTCTGAAATTGGGATTATCAGTGATCTATGCAGGCATTTGAGGAAGTCTATTCAgggaatcgttatcacctccaattcctgcccgctccaattccctccaatccctcacataggagcaataatgaccaccttacccactgcccaaggtggggtagggtggtcatttctgctcctatgtggggattggagggaattggaggtgataaaaattcctatTCTGGTAATAGTTGAATACAGCAAGAGCCAAACTTGAACATTTCACTCCCGACCTTCATTGAAGACCGCTTATTGGAAATTGCTAAATGAATAAGTGCTATGCATATTCATTGCATGTTGTGACCAAAATAAGGCTGGAGCTGTGTCCGTATAacaatgattaacatctatttaGCTAGAATAATGAAGAAGCTTAATTCTATTAATGTGGTAAGCTAGGGTGCTTCTAACAATGTTTTGGGCTGGAGGTCATGGGTAAGAGATTCCTTGACAATATGTAACATTTTAGAGAAACCAGGGGGGTAGATGGCTGCATCAAGTGTATCATTCTTGGGATTCCCAACTTCCACTAATGATTCGGTGGACTCCCTAGGCAAggatggattttttattatttattattattgttattatgaTCCGAGTTTTCATCGTTATTCCTATAAGAAAAACTGCTGTTATCAgtctgtttcctcttctttaataaactcactagtactttaaagcaacagccgatcactggtttactcagtattctttttcttattaaaagaattatatgccatatgtttgcctattgtattaggtctcaatagcagctctatgtgaaattttattttccaatgctctctataagctctgaagcatgatggaacttttcaattctttctttctaatattaattctgtgttatagttctctttatgtATGTCCATAAataaagattggtgaaagtttgctgctCAAGGATGATACCCAATCTAACtgttatagttctctttatAATTATGAGCAGAACTCTCAACGAAGAACGACGGTACGACTCCTACCATAGAAGATGATTGTGACCGCCCCCTTCCTTGCTTCATgaaattatttcttttgtttttgtgtttgtttgtttttgtctttttaggTAGTTACTACTGATTGCTGGATGCACTGTTCTGCCGTATATTGCTGATTTCTGGTACACTCCTTCCTTTATCcatgtttttattcttttgcatgcattgaggacactgcatactttaagtgtgtgtgtgtggggggggggtgtgagaccgattgacatatt is drawn from Telopea speciosissima isolate NSW1024214 ecotype Mountain lineage chromosome 1, Tspe_v1, whole genome shotgun sequence and contains these coding sequences:
- the LOC122646645 gene encoding cytochrome P450 86A2-like, with the protein product METSTALLLLLLSIAAYFLWFIFISRSLRGPRVWPLLGSLPGLIENCDRMHDWIADNLRACGGTYQTCTCPIPFLARKQGLVTVTCDPKNLEHILKTRFDNYPKGPTWQAAFHDLLGEGIFNSDGDTWLFQRKTAALEFTTRTLRQAMGRWVNRAIKLRFCPILKTAQVESKTVDLQDLLLRLTFDNICGLAFGKDPQTLSPGLPENRFASAFDGATEATLQRFILPRVIWKMKKWLRLGQEVILSQSLQHVDRYLFDVIETRKLELQQNLGTGGKGNPHDDLLSRFMKKKESYSDTFLQHVALNFILAGRDTSSVALSWFFWLLTMNPKVEEKILREICTVLMETRGDDTSKWLEDPLVFDEVDRLVYLKAALSETLRLYPSVPQDSKHVVKDDVLPDGTFVPAGSAITYSIYAVGRMEWTWGEDCMEFRPERWLSPDEKSYEAKDQFKYVSFNAGPRICLGKDLAYLQMKSIASAVLLRHRLTLAPGHRVEQKMSLTLFMKKGLMVNVHHRDLMAFTSTS